In Haematobia irritans isolate KBUSLIRL chromosome 1, ASM5000362v1, whole genome shotgun sequence, a genomic segment contains:
- the LOC142220978 gene encoding trypsin-4 — MTASFKYLYVLFITTLLPMVVLANNSHMPPARKGSIISMGGSSCLRRLTSVPAISSTNGFLENRISTLETQAIWTKKFLAKREAVPHSAPYVVSIQLMTPNEGLVHYCAGTIINQHWILTAAHCLTNPQMVANSVIVAGCHDIHSRDESQNVQLRHIDYYVRHELYLGGANPYDIALIYTKEPLIFDKFVQSANLPEQDAMPDGYGTLYGWGNVSMTIVPKYPHKLQQANMPILDLELCEQVLASSGMQLHETNLCTGPLTGGVSICTADSGGPLIQNVDNGIYGEAIHTVIGIVSWGKMPCGQRNAPSVFVRVSAFTKWIQQVIATSTQFE, encoded by the coding sequence aTGACTGCcagtttcaaatatttatatgtgcTGTTTATAACAACATTATTACCAATGGTGGTCTTAGCTAATAATTCACACATGCCGCCGGCCCGCAAGGGTAGTATTATATCGATGGGCGGCAGCAGTTGTTTGCGGAGATTAACATCAGTTCCGGCGATATCTTCAACAAATGGATTTTTGGAAAATCGTATCTCTACTTTAGAAACTCAAGCTATAtggacaaaaaaattcttagcCAAAAGAGAAGCTGTACCTCATTCTGCCCCCTATGtggtgtcaatacaattaatgaCACCCAACGAGGGCTTGGTCCATTATTGTGCGGGCACAATAATCAATCAACATTGGATATTAACAGCAGCTCATTGTCTAACTAATCCCCAGATGGTGGCCAATTCTGTTATAGTGGCCGGTTGTCATGACATTCATTCGCGAGATGAAAGTCAAAATGTACAATTACGTCACATTGACTATTATGTAAGACATGAATTGTATTTGGGCGGTGCAAATCCCTACGACATCGCCTTGATCTACACCAAGGAACCTTTAATCTTCGACAAATTTGTGCAATCTGCAAATTTGCCCGAGCAAGATGCAATGCCCGATGGCTATGGAACTTTATATGGCTGGGGTAATGTTTCAATGACAATTGTACCAAAATATCCCCATAAACTACAACAGGCAAATATGCCCATTTTGGATTTGGAATTATGTGAACAAGTTTTGGCCTCTTCAGGAATGCAATTACATGAGACAAATCTATGCACTGGTCCTTTAACAGGAGGTGTAAGCATATGTACAGCAGACTCTGGAGGTCCTCTAATACAAAACGTGGACAATGGCATATATGGCGAAGCCATACACACAGTTATCGGCATAGTATCATGGGGAAAAATGCCTTGTGGTCAAAGAAATGCCCCATCGGTATTTGTTCGAGTTTCAGCCTTTACAAAATGGATACAACAAGTGATAGCAACATCTACACAATTTGAGTAA